One window of Candidatus Nitrospira kreftii genomic DNA carries:
- a CDS encoding hypothetical protein (conserved protein of unknown function), whose amino-acid sequence MRQTEFFLKACDPKILTVGQLMQDAVTRCTTRTDASTVAHLMTHRNYGSLPVVDEEGTLVGIVTEYDLLQAMLEGRDLRKILATEIMSAHPVAVTEDQTLGQVADLFQDRYLTRVPVVRNNKLVGILARRDLLFGYMKASQYWS is encoded by the coding sequence ATGAGACAAACAGAATTCTTCTTAAAAGCCTGCGATCCGAAAATCTTGACCGTAGGACAGCTCATGCAAGACGCGGTTACGCGATGCACGACGCGTACCGACGCTTCGACCGTTGCCCATCTAATGACTCACCGAAACTACGGGAGCTTGCCTGTTGTAGATGAGGAGGGGACGTTGGTTGGGATCGTGACCGAATACGATCTGTTGCAGGCCATGCTCGAGGGGCGAGATCTCCGGAAGATTCTCGCCACGGAAATTATGTCGGCCCATCCTGTGGCCGTGACTGAAGATCAAACCCTTGGTCAAGTGGCCGATCTGTTCCAAGACCGCTATCTCACCCGTGTGCCGGTGGTCCGAAACAACAAACTAGTGGGGATTCTTGCGCGGCGGGATCTGCTCTTCGGCTATATGAAAGCGTCGCAGTATTGGTCCTGA
- a CDS encoding hypothetical protein (conserved protein of unknown function) — protein sequence MRILCAIDGSEYSQWGIQALEAFASREPEHVTLLHVIDKPAIQSLTGKNALGERRALAAMEKAGSILLRDAARSARVALGQATTAPRTKLQTIMAHGPLANTIVKHARRLKASLIVMGSRGLSDIQGFLLGSISRQVALTAACSVLVVKQPLPNLLHVALAVDDSKPSRAAAKFLRSRILPESATVTILTSVESPVTDFAARYLSESQLAELKRPVMERATALVNGLRGDFIKEGYPVVTQIQMNHVIDTIVKYIEANHDQLLVIGARDLTKTERLHLGSVSESLLRHAPCSVLIVRGARA from the coding sequence ATGCGGATCTTATGTGCCATAGATGGATCGGAGTATTCACAGTGGGGGATTCAAGCGCTTGAGGCCTTTGCCAGTCGCGAGCCCGAACATGTCACGTTGTTGCATGTGATCGATAAACCTGCCATTCAATCGCTCACAGGCAAGAATGCGCTTGGCGAACGCCGCGCGCTAGCCGCCATGGAAAAGGCCGGCAGCATTCTTCTTCGAGACGCGGCACGATCAGCCCGTGTCGCCCTGGGCCAGGCGACTACTGCACCACGTACCAAACTCCAGACCATCATGGCTCACGGCCCACTTGCGAACACGATCGTGAAACACGCGAGACGATTGAAGGCGAGTCTGATCGTTATGGGATCGCGTGGCTTGAGCGACATTCAGGGATTCTTGTTGGGAAGCATCTCACGGCAAGTGGCATTGACGGCTGCTTGTTCGGTTTTAGTCGTGAAACAGCCGCTGCCGAACCTGCTCCATGTTGCCCTTGCGGTCGATGACTCCAAACCGTCACGGGCGGCCGCCAAGTTTCTTCGATCCCGCATCCTTCCTGAATCCGCCACCGTTACGATTCTGACCTCGGTTGAAAGTCCCGTCACGGACTTCGCGGCACGCTATCTGTCTGAGTCACAGCTGGCTGAATTGAAACGACCGGTCATGGAACGAGCCACCGCGTTGGTCAACGGCCTGCGGGGCGATTTCATCAAAGAAGGCTATCCCGTGGTCACACAGATCCAGATGAACCACGTCATCGATACCATCGTGAAATATATTGAGGCCAATCATGACCAGCTGCTGGTTATCGGCGCTCGTGATTTGACCAAGACCGAGAGGCTCCATCTCGGCAGCGTGTCTGAGAGCTTGCTGAGACATGCCCCCTGCTCCGTACTGATCGTGCGAGGCGCCCGTGCCTGA
- a CDS encoding hypothetical protein (conserved protein of unknown function) has translation MKKTKTKRVKVVKVKYFDSMTVSQVMEKEVQFVRTKTKGNVIASLMIEGFGAVPVVENGRKLAGIVSEHDLLAAVDDGHHLGVVSAKDIMTSNPYSVRPETTLGTLVHVLRASDLVRVPVVDAKDKLIGIIARRDVLRTYLATGGKREH, from the coding sequence ATGAAGAAGACAAAAACGAAAAGGGTAAAAGTCGTCAAGGTCAAATACTTCGATTCCATGACAGTCAGCCAGGTCATGGAGAAAGAAGTGCAATTCGTCCGTACGAAAACGAAGGGAAATGTGATTGCCTCCCTCATGATCGAAGGCTTCGGGGCCGTTCCGGTTGTGGAGAACGGGCGTAAGCTAGCCGGTATCGTCAGCGAACATGATCTCTTGGCGGCCGTCGACGATGGTCACCATCTTGGTGTTGTTTCAGCTAAAGACATCATGACCTCCAATCCCTATTCAGTTCGGCCTGAAACGACACTCGGAACGTTGGTTCACGTCCTGCGCGCCAGCGATCTGGTCCGCGTCCCCGTCGTGGATGCCAAGGATAAACTGATCGGTATCATCGCGAGACGCGATGTCTTGCGAACCTATCTGGCGACTGGTGGGAAACGAGAACACTGA